A portion of the Streptomyces erythrochromogenes genome contains these proteins:
- a CDS encoding ribonucleoside-diphosphate reductase subunit alpha: protein MTIAPSAPRAESVSGDNTEGPGATLLRTLTELTADLPDTDPGRVAAAALRGRSSAADEAELRGLATESAAGLISEDPAYSKLAARLLTLAVRDEAASQGSTSFSASVEVGHREGLIADRTAEFVRTHASRLDALVEHTLAEGADDRFGFFGLRTLHSRYLLRHPITRQVIETPQFFMLRVACGLAADESVQAVEEVASLYRLMSRLDYLPSSPTLFNSGTRHPQMSSCYLLDSPLDELDSIYDRYHQVARLSKHAGGIGLSYSRIRARGSLIRGTNGHSNGIVPFLKTLDASVAAVNQGGRRKGAAAVYLETWHADIEEFLELRDNTGEDQRRTHNLNLAHWVPDEFMRRVNADAEWSLFSPADVPELVDLWGDEFDAAYRKAEADGLARKTMPARDLYGRMMRTLAQTGQGWMTFKDASNRTANQTAEPGTVVHSSNLCTEIIEVTNDGETAVCNLGSVNLGAFVVDGEIDWERIDETVRTAVTFLDRVVDINFYPTEQAGRSNARWRPVGLGAMGLQDVFFKLKLPFDSPEAKALSTKLSERIMLAAYEASCDLAERSGPLPAWEQTRTARGVLHPDHYDVELNWPERWDALRARVAETGMRNSLLLAIAPTATIASIAGVYECIEPQVSNLFKRETLSGEFLQVNGYLVEELKQLGVWDAQTREALRDSSGSVQGFGWIPAEVRELYRTAWEIPQRGLIDMAAARTPFLDQSQSLNLFLETPTIGKLSSMYAYAWKQGLKTTYYLRSRPATKIARAAQAATAAPVALPQAVDADALACSLENPESCEACQ, encoded by the coding sequence GTGACCATCGCGCCTTCCGCACCGCGCGCCGAGTCCGTTTCTGGCGACAACACCGAGGGCCCGGGGGCCACGCTGCTGCGTACCCTCACCGAACTTACGGCGGACCTCCCCGACACCGACCCCGGCCGCGTCGCTGCCGCCGCGCTCCGCGGCCGCAGCTCCGCCGCCGACGAGGCCGAACTGCGCGGGCTGGCCACCGAGTCCGCCGCCGGGCTCATCTCCGAGGACCCCGCGTACTCGAAGCTCGCCGCCCGCCTGCTGACGCTGGCCGTGCGCGACGAGGCCGCGAGCCAGGGCTCCACCTCGTTCTCCGCCTCCGTCGAGGTCGGCCACCGCGAGGGCCTCATCGCCGACCGCACCGCCGAGTTCGTGCGCACGCACGCGAGCCGCCTGGACGCGCTGGTCGAGCACACCCTCGCCGAGGGCGCCGACGACCGCTTCGGCTTCTTCGGCCTGCGCACCCTGCACAGCCGCTACCTGCTGCGCCACCCGATCACCCGTCAGGTCATCGAGACCCCGCAGTTCTTCATGCTGCGCGTGGCCTGCGGCCTCGCCGCGGACGAGAGCGTCCAGGCCGTCGAGGAGGTGGCCTCGCTGTACCGGCTGATGAGCCGCCTCGACTACCTGCCCTCCTCCCCCACGCTCTTCAACTCCGGCACCCGGCACCCGCAGATGTCCTCCTGCTACCTGCTGGACTCCCCGCTGGACGAGCTCGACTCGATCTACGACCGCTACCACCAGGTCGCGCGCCTGTCGAAGCACGCGGGCGGCATCGGCCTGTCGTACTCCCGCATCCGCGCCCGCGGTTCGCTGATCCGCGGCACCAACGGCCACTCCAACGGCATCGTGCCGTTCCTGAAGACGCTCGACGCCTCCGTCGCCGCCGTGAACCAGGGCGGCCGCCGCAAGGGCGCCGCCGCGGTCTACCTGGAGACCTGGCACGCGGACATCGAGGAGTTCCTGGAGCTCCGCGACAACACCGGTGAGGACCAGCGCCGCACCCACAACCTGAACCTCGCCCACTGGGTGCCGGACGAGTTCATGCGCCGCGTGAACGCCGACGCCGAGTGGTCGCTGTTCTCCCCGGCCGACGTGCCCGAGCTGGTCGACCTGTGGGGCGACGAGTTCGACGCCGCCTACCGCAAGGCCGAGGCCGACGGACTGGCCCGCAAGACCATGCCGGCCCGCGACCTGTACGGCCGGATGATGCGCACCCTCGCGCAGACCGGCCAGGGCTGGATGACCTTCAAGGACGCCTCCAACCGCACGGCGAACCAGACCGCCGAGCCGGGCACCGTCGTCCACTCCTCGAACCTGTGCACCGAGATCATCGAGGTCACCAACGACGGCGAGACGGCCGTCTGCAACCTCGGCTCGGTCAACCTCGGCGCCTTCGTCGTGGACGGCGAGATCGACTGGGAGCGGATCGACGAGACCGTCCGCACCGCCGTCACCTTCCTCGACCGCGTCGTGGACATCAACTTCTACCCGACCGAGCAGGCCGGCCGCTCCAACGCCCGCTGGCGCCCGGTCGGCCTGGGCGCGATGGGCCTCCAGGACGTCTTCTTCAAGCTGAAGCTGCCCTTCGACTCCCCCGAGGCGAAGGCCCTGTCGACCAAGCTCTCCGAGCGCATCATGCTGGCCGCGTACGAGGCCTCCTGCGACCTGGCCGAGCGCAGCGGCCCGCTGCCGGCCTGGGAGCAGACCCGCACCGCGCGCGGCGTCCTGCACCCGGACCACTACGACGTCGAGCTGAACTGGCCGGAGCGCTGGGACGCGCTGCGCGCCCGCGTCGCCGAGACCGGCATGCGCAACTCCCTGCTCCTCGCCATCGCCCCGACGGCGACCATCGCCTCGATCGCCGGCGTGTACGAGTGCATCGAGCCGCAGGTCTCCAACCTGTTCAAGCGCGAGACCCTGTCGGGCGAGTTCCTCCAGGTGAACGGCTACCTGGTGGAGGAGCTCAAGCAGCTCGGCGTGTGGGACGCCCAGACCCGTGAGGCGCTGCGCGACTCCTCCGGCTCGGTCCAGGGCTTCGGCTGGATCCCGGCCGAGGTCCGCGAGCTGTACCGCACGGCGTGGGAGATCCCGCAGCGCGGCCTGATCGACATGGCGGCGGCCCGTACGCCGTTCCTGGACCAGTCGCAGTCGCTGAACCTGTTCCTGGAGACGCCCACCATCGGCAAGCTCAGCTCGATGTACGCGTACGCCTGGAAGCAGGGCCTGAAGACCACGTACTACCTGCGTTCGCGCCCGGCGACGAAGATCGCCCGCGCCGCGCAGGCCGCCACCGCCGCTCCGGTGGCGCTCCCGCAGGCCGTCGACGCCGATGCCCTGGCCTGCTCCCTTGAGAACCCCGAGTCCTGCGAGGCCTGCCAGTAA
- a CDS encoding ribonucleotide-diphosphate reductase subunit beta, whose product MSSTDNKNLLDPGFELTLRPMRYPDFYERYRDAIKNTWTVEEVDLHSDVADLAKLTPAEQHMIGRLVAFFATGDSIVSNNLVLTLYKHINSPEARLYLSRQLFEEAVHVQFYLTLLDTYLPDPDDRAAAFDAVEEIPSIREKAQFCFKWMDSVEKIERLETAADRRRFLLNLICFAACIEGLFFYGAFAYVYWFRSRGLLHGLATGTNWVFRDETMHMNFAFEVVDTVRKEEPELFDDALQQQVTDMLKEAVEAELQFGRDLCGDGLPGMNTESMREYLECVADQRLVRLGFPPVYGSQNPFSFMELQGVQELTNFFERRPSAYQVAVEGTVDLDEDF is encoded by the coding sequence ATGAGCTCCACCGACAACAAGAACCTCCTGGACCCGGGCTTCGAGCTCACGCTCCGCCCCATGCGCTACCCGGACTTCTACGAGCGCTACCGGGACGCGATCAAGAACACGTGGACGGTGGAGGAGGTCGACCTCCACTCGGACGTCGCGGACCTCGCGAAGCTGACGCCCGCCGAGCAGCACATGATCGGCCGCCTGGTCGCGTTCTTCGCGACCGGCGACTCGATCGTCTCGAACAACCTGGTGCTGACGCTCTACAAGCACATCAACTCCCCGGAGGCGCGCCTGTACCTGTCGCGCCAGCTGTTCGAGGAGGCCGTGCACGTCCAGTTCTATCTGACGCTGCTCGACACCTACCTGCCCGACCCGGACGACCGCGCGGCCGCCTTCGACGCGGTCGAGGAGATCCCCTCCATCCGCGAGAAGGCGCAGTTCTGCTTCAAGTGGATGGACTCGGTCGAGAAGATCGAGCGCCTGGAGACGGCCGCCGACCGCCGCCGCTTCCTGCTGAACCTGATCTGCTTCGCGGCGTGCATCGAGGGCCTGTTCTTCTACGGCGCCTTCGCGTACGTGTACTGGTTCCGCTCGCGCGGCCTGCTGCACGGCCTGGCCACCGGCACCAACTGGGTGTTCCGTGACGAGACCATGCACATGAACTTCGCCTTCGAGGTCGTGGACACGGTCCGCAAGGAGGAGCCCGAGCTCTTCGACGACGCCCTCCAGCAGCAGGTCACCGACATGCTGAAGGAAGCCGTGGAGGCGGAGCTGCAGTTCGGCCGCGACCTGTGCGGCGACGGCCTGCCGGGCATGAACACCGAGTCGATGCGCGAGTACCTGGAGTGCGTCGCGGACCAGCGCCTGGTCCGTCTCGGCTTCCCGCCGGTGTACGGCTCGCAGAACCCGTTCTCCTTCATGGAGCTGCAGGGTGTCCAGGAGCTGACGAACTTCTTCGAGCGCCGTCCGTCGGCCTACCAGGTCGCGGTCGAGGGCACGGTCGACCTGGACGAGGACTTCTAG